Genomic window (Euzebyales bacterium):
TCCCCCTGGGAGTTGTCGTCGTCAGGTCTGGGACGATGAGAAGACGTCTCGAGCGGCGTCGCGTGCGCGGTCGAAGATTCCCGCAATCGGCCCGACGGCGGCGCGCACCTTCGGATCCTGCGGTGTATGTGGATGCGGATGGGTCGGCGCCAAGCCCTTCAGACGTTCGAACCCATCTGCCATCTGCACACGGCGGTCCGCGTCCAGGTGCTCACGCAACCGCGGAAACTCCTCGGCCTCCTCATGCTCGGCGTGGGCCAACACGTCATCGCGCAGCTGGCGGAACCGGGTGAGGAACTCCTGACTCGTCGGATCGATCTCCTCCATCTCGGCCATCAGCCGCTCAGCCTGGTCCTCCTCCTCGAGCACCGCGTTCGCGATCTGCTCGCCCCCTGGGATGTCGTCGCGGGTCGCGGAGTGCACGACCGCTTCCTCAGCGGCTTCGTGTCGCGCCAGCTCGCTGACGATGTGCCGGAACAGATCGCCACGTTGTTCGGTAGGTGTCGTGTCGAGCTCTCCGAACAGCGACCGGATCTCGTTGTGGTCGTCGGTCAACCGATCGACGATGTCCTGCTCAGCCATGATGGTCTCTCCTGGTCCTTGTGTATGGGCGTCACCGGCGTACCCGAGCGCCGGAGCAAGAAACGGCTGGTGCCCTGGTGGCGCGCACCCCACGGCCGCCGTGCCATCCCACGCCGGCCCACGAATCGGGATGTCGGCACGGTCCTCCCGCTCCACAGGCTCTGCATGTGCGGTCAGTCGCGGGGTAGATCTCGCCGGCGCATCAGCGTCCGGGCGGAGCGTGCGACGCACTGCCGGGCGGCAGCGATGATCACGACGACAGAGGCCGGTACACATGAACGTCCAACGCATTGATGGGCACCAGCGACGCCTGCTTGGCATCTACCTCAACGACCACCTGATGG
Coding sequences:
- a CDS encoding hemerythrin domain-containing protein → MAEQDIVDRLTDDHNEIRSLFGELDTTPTEQRGDLFRHIVSELARHEAAEEAVVHSATRDDIPGGEQIANAVLEEEDQAERLMAEMEEIDPTSQEFLTRFRQLRDDVLAHAEHEEAEEFPRLREHLDADRRVQMADGFERLKGLAPTHPHPHTPQDPKVRAAVGPIAGIFDRARDAARDVFSSSQT